The stretch of DNA GCGGGGTGCAGTTCCTGGGGGCCGGGCTTGCGGACGAGCACGCCGTCCTGGGGTTCTTCGGGCGCTCTGGGTGAGGTGGTCGTCGTCATGCCGCTGCCGCCTCGTCCTGCGAGTCCTCGCGGACCACCTCGCCGCGCAGCAGGTCCCACAACTCGCCCTTGAGGGCGGTGAATTCAGGGGTCGCTCGTACGTCTCCGGTGCGGGGCCTCGGGAACGGCGGGCGGTGTTCGGCGATGATGCGGCCCGGCCGGGCGGACATGACCAGGACGCGGTCGCCGAGGACGATCGCCTCTTCGAGGCTGTGGGTGATGAAGAGGGTGGTGGTGCGGGTGGTCTGGGTGAGGTCGAGGAGTTCGTCCTGGAGGATCGTGCGGAGCTGGGCGTCCAGGGCCGCGAACGGCTCGTCCATCAGGAGGATCTCGGGCTCCACGGCCAGGGCGCGGGCGATGGCCACGCGTTGGCGCATGCCGCCGGAGAGGGTGGCGGGGTAGGCGTCGGCGAAGTCGGCGAGGCCTAGGCGGGTCAGCCAGTCCGTGGCGCGGGCGTTCGCCTCGCGGCGGGGGACCTTCTGGATGTCCAGGCCGAAGCGGACGTTGGCCTGGACGGTCTTCCAGTCGTAGATGCCGTAGTCCTGGAAGATCATCGCGGCGGGTCGCTGCGC from Streptomyces sp. BA2 encodes:
- a CDS encoding ATP-binding cassette domain-containing protein; this encodes MGDPHPKLEAHAVTRTFGRGAKAVYALGPVDLEIAPGEFTCIVGPSGCGKSTLLRIAAGLLRPSRGELTIRTAAQRPAAMIFQDYGIYDWKTVQANVRFGLDIQKVPRREANARATDWLTRLGLADFADAYPATLSGGMRQRVAIARALAVEPEILLMDEPFAALDAQLRTILQDELLDLTQTTRTTTLFITHSLEEAIVLGDRVLVMSARPGRIIAEHRPPFPRPRTGDVRATPEFTALKGELWDLLRGEVVREDSQDEAAAA